Proteins from a single region of Zavarzinella sp.:
- a CDS encoding MerR family transcriptional regulator has translation MSSMKIGEVAKLSGTGIETIRYYEKQGLLLEPERRPSGYRQFDESTVKRLVYIRQAKELGFTLAEIRELLELSFAHSDCSHIHLRAESKIGNIENKIRSLQQMKHSLQKIVQRCKSSNLSADCPLVHKGERDTR, from the coding sequence ATGAGTTCAATGAAAATCGGAGAAGTGGCCAAGCTTTCGGGGACCGGCATTGAAACGATTCGGTACTACGAGAAGCAAGGGCTGTTGTTGGAACCGGAGCGAAGACCATCCGGCTATCGCCAATTTGACGAGTCCACGGTGAAGCGGTTGGTCTACATCCGACAGGCCAAAGAACTGGGATTCACGCTGGCGGAAATCCGAGAGCTACTGGAACTGTCTTTCGCTCACTCCGATTGCTCTCACATTCATCTGCGGGCCGAGAGCAAGATCGGAAACATCGAAAACAAGATTCGCAGTCTGCAACAGATGAAACATTCGCTCCAAAAGATCGTGCAGCGGTGCAAGTCAAGCAACTTGTCTGCCGACTGCCCGCTTGTTCACAAGGGCGAACGAGACACTCGATAG
- a CDS encoding sigma-70 family RNA polymerase sigma factor, translating to MTGHTTQLQNLIDLATKGDNSAWEATLQHACDRLRSLASRMMRTNQRVRRWAETDDVLQNSLIRLHRSLSEVRPESSRQFYGLATTHMRRELIDLARKHFGAEGLGANHHTDGGIASENKPNTAEPETIEAWVKFHEQVEALPDQEREVVNLLWYEEMTQPEAADVLGVSLATVKRRWQAARLRLSECLNGEDFQ from the coding sequence ATGACTGGCCACACGACACAACTGCAAAATCTGATTGACCTTGCGACAAAGGGCGACAACTCGGCGTGGGAAGCGACCTTACAACATGCCTGCGACCGGCTGAGATCGCTGGCGAGTCGGATGATGCGCACAAATCAACGAGTACGACGATGGGCCGAGACCGACGATGTGCTGCAAAACTCGTTGATCCGGCTACACCGGTCATTGTCCGAGGTACGTCCAGAGTCCTCCCGGCAGTTCTACGGGCTGGCAACTACGCACATGCGTCGGGAACTGATCGATCTCGCTCGAAAGCACTTTGGAGCAGAAGGACTCGGTGCGAATCACCACACGGATGGAGGCATCGCCTCAGAGAACAAGCCGAACACTGCTGAACCCGAGACCATCGAGGCTTGGGTGAAGTTCCACGAGCAAGTCGAAGCTTTGCCGGATCAAGAACGAGAAGTCGTCAACCTGCTTTGGTACGAAGAGATGACACAGCCCGAGGCCGCCGATGTGTTGGGCGTCTCGCTGGCGACGGTGAAACGACGCTGGCAGGCGGCTCGACTTCGATTGAGTGAATGTCTGAATGGAGAGGATTTTCAGTGA
- a CDS encoding tyrosine-type recombinase/integrase: MSEKPSEDCSELGKSRNIILRSPDSPSDQNGQIIRQADSDEQLLHLWLHGRPKHTQRAYQRDAQRFIDFAGKPLRSVKLIDLQAFADNLAATLKESSVHRSLSAVKSLFAFGFHLGFFQFDVGRALKLPGFRDELAERILGESEVLRIISLEPNPRNRAILLTFYAGGFRVSEICSLKWRHLQERDTAGQITVFGKGDKTRTVLMPQSVWETLMTLQGDAAADEPVFRSRKKGHLHESAVWRIVKKATKRAGIDKDVSCHWFRHAHASHALDRGCPIHLVQATLGHSSIATTGRYLHARPTESSGNYLPVG; encoded by the coding sequence ATGAGCGAGAAACCGTCCGAAGACTGTTCGGAATTAGGCAAGAGTAGAAACATTATCTTGCGTTCGCCTGATTCACCGAGCGATCAGAATGGCCAGATCATCCGGCAAGCCGACTCGGACGAGCAACTCCTGCATCTCTGGCTGCATGGTCGTCCCAAACACACCCAGCGAGCCTATCAGCGAGATGCCCAGCGTTTCATTGACTTCGCTGGCAAACCGCTTCGGTCAGTGAAGCTGATCGACCTCCAAGCATTCGCCGACAATCTGGCAGCAACCCTCAAGGAATCGTCAGTCCATCGCAGTCTGAGTGCTGTGAAGAGCCTGTTCGCCTTTGGATTCCATCTTGGATTCTTCCAGTTCGACGTAGGGCGGGCGTTGAAACTGCCGGGCTTCCGTGATGAATTGGCCGAGCGCATTCTCGGAGAATCCGAAGTGCTTCGGATCATCTCACTCGAACCGAACCCCCGAAACCGTGCGATCCTGCTGACGTTCTACGCTGGTGGATTCCGAGTTTCCGAGATTTGTTCCCTCAAATGGAGGCACCTCCAAGAGCGTGACACTGCCGGACAGATCACCGTCTTTGGTAAGGGTGACAAGACTCGCACCGTGCTGATGCCGCAAAGCGTCTGGGAAACTTTGATGACACTGCAAGGTGATGCTGCCGCCGATGAGCCAGTATTTCGCAGTCGAAAGAAAGGTCATCTTCACGAGTCAGCGGTCTGGCGGATCGTCAAGAAGGCTACGAAGCGAGCCGGGATCGACAAGGATGTGTCATGCCACTGGTTTCGCCATGCACACGCCAGCCATGCTTTGGATCGTGGTTGTCCGATTCACTTGGTTCAGGCAACGCTGGGGCACTCGTCGATTGCGACGACTGGACGATACCTTCATGCGAGGCCGACAGAATCCAGCGGCAACTATCTGCCTGTTGGGTAG
- a CDS encoding family 16 glycoside hydrolase: MKLLRKLLALSLVVTVHAIMTLPAHAQVKKVEVEITTVDPEARTITVTQSGKALQLDISRKATISVAGKEADVSAVLPGDKATIEYHDDLGVVTKIEAAGSGGNGWKFYDVFNKGIDPDRAIIITRDGSLVCQGKVNGYCLASLRDYSEFTFSVEYQYDSEKIVGGPFVSVASSLPNPKAKDFRELYPFGIEVKLAPANIGELVLPKPDFKVELPLGQLRDQRKVVALRKPTLNVSDWNKLEITCDQHRNVTVKINGTTVNAVAKAQTTTGHIVMFPQNAEMRFRNPIIVLGEEQTSLSFETVQ; this comes from the coding sequence ATGAAGCTACTTCGCAAGTTACTCGCCCTTTCTCTCGTTGTGACCGTTCATGCGATCATGACACTGCCTGCTCATGCTCAGGTCAAGAAAGTCGAGGTTGAGATCACCACTGTTGATCCCGAGGCTCGAACGATCACTGTTACTCAAAGCGGAAAAGCACTGCAACTCGACATCAGCCGCAAAGCAACGATTTCGGTTGCCGGTAAGGAGGCTGATGTCTCGGCAGTTCTACCGGGGGATAAAGCGACCATCGAGTATCACGACGACTTGGGTGTCGTTACCAAGATCGAAGCAGCAGGCAGTGGAGGCAACGGTTGGAAGTTCTACGATGTGTTCAACAAAGGCATCGACCCTGATCGAGCCATCATCATTACCCGTGACGGTTCGCTTGTCTGCCAAGGAAAGGTCAACGGTTACTGTCTGGCTTCGCTCCGAGATTACTCCGAGTTCACCTTCTCAGTCGAGTACCAATACGACTCTGAAAAGATCGTTGGTGGCCCATTTGTAAGCGTTGCTTCCAGCCTTCCGAATCCCAAAGCGAAAGACTTTCGTGAACTGTATCCGTTTGGAATCGAGGTGAAGCTCGCACCGGCGAACATTGGAGAACTCGTTCTCCCCAAACCCGACTTCAAGGTTGAACTTCCTCTGGGGCAGTTGCGGGATCAGAGAAAGGTTGTTGCGTTACGCAAACCCACCCTGAATGTCTCGGACTGGAATAAGCTGGAGATTACCTGTGACCAGCATCGGAACGTGACCGTGAAGATCAACGGCACGACGGTCAACGCCGTTGCGAAGGCGCAGACGACAACCGGCCACATCGTTATGTTTCCGCAGAATGCTGAGATGCGATTCCGCAATCCCATTATCGTATTGGGGGAAGAGCAGACTTCGTTGTCATTTGAGACTGTCCAGTGA
- a CDS encoding zincin-like metallopeptidase domain-containing protein, protein MAKQTASDIRTTITDTIVESLEAGGLPAWRKPWANDPNGLGLATSLSTGRAYSGINQLVLQCLSMKRGYQSRWFSTFQQIKHAGGSVKKGEKAVQIVLWKPIKRERMNEKGEEVEDKFLVMRTFSVFNVEQTTGLDQFRVGFVEPKENTFESYEQADRLFDAIGADIRYGGNRAYYSPGDDYIQMPHRHQFESSEAYYETLAHEAIHWSERRIGFDRKQETNAYALGELVAELGACFLMGELGLPTTENLDSHAVYVGHWLKGMRGDTRFIFRAAATASKAVDFLLSHVRQPEEQPVSETVGTP, encoded by the coding sequence ATGGCGAAGCAAACCGCAAGCGACATCCGCACCACCATCACCGACACTATCGTCGAGAGCCTTGAGGCCGGTGGACTCCCGGCTTGGCGAAAACCGTGGGCCAACGATCCCAACGGTCTTGGGCTGGCGACGAGTCTGTCAACGGGTCGAGCGTATTCCGGCATAAATCAACTCGTCCTTCAGTGTCTTTCAATGAAACGGGGATACCAGAGCCGATGGTTTTCCACGTTTCAGCAGATCAAACATGCTGGTGGCAGCGTGAAGAAGGGAGAAAAGGCGGTTCAGATCGTCCTGTGGAAGCCCATCAAGCGGGAACGCATGAATGAGAAAGGCGAAGAAGTCGAGGACAAGTTCCTCGTAATGCGTACCTTCAGCGTATTCAACGTCGAGCAAACCACCGGCCTCGATCAGTTCCGGGTCGGCTTTGTGGAGCCGAAGGAAAACACGTTCGAGAGTTACGAGCAGGCCGACAGGTTATTCGACGCTATCGGTGCGGACATTCGATACGGCGGCAACCGAGCGTACTACTCGCCGGGCGATGATTACATCCAGATGCCACACCGCCACCAATTCGAGTCGTCCGAAGCTTACTACGAGACTCTGGCTCACGAAGCAATTCACTGGAGCGAACGGAGGATCGGATTCGACCGGAAGCAGGAAACTAACGCTTACGCCCTTGGAGAACTGGTCGCTGAGTTGGGGGCATGTTTTCTCATGGGCGAACTCGGATTGCCCACGACCGAGAATCTCGACAGCCATGCTGTTTACGTCGGCCACTGGTTGAAAGGTATGCGAGGGGACACCCGTTTCATCTTCCGTGCGGCTGCCACGGCCTCGAAAGCGGTGGATTTTCTGCTCAGCCATGTTCGCCAGCCAGAAGAGCAGCCCGTCTCCGAAACTGTGGGCACCCCCTAG
- a CDS encoding endonuclease/exonuclease/phosphatase family protein: MTISRRQFCTAVGAAGLSAVTLPAFADDKKQQPLRVIAYNVYACKGWPENRPLAKKAVEKGQMAKRLAMELALYEPDIINFSESPSESIAKEVAKHLGMNHVRFPSGGNWPGTLLSKYEITSSENVPLGYERPRDLFTRHWGRGTVKLPNGESLIVHSAHLYPVADPTVRLKEIRAMLASMKDDLESGRSMLLIGDLNHGPDSDEYKLWIDAGWIDTFAIVGEGQGLTIKADDPKYRIDYVMATGPIAEQISESRPLFEGAFRLNVADDNSYALSDHLPQLAVFGATK, from the coding sequence ATGACGATTTCACGACGCCAATTTTGCACCGCAGTTGGTGCTGCCGGACTATCCGCCGTCACTCTTCCAGCCTTCGCTGACGACAAGAAGCAGCAGCCACTTCGAGTAATCGCTTACAATGTCTACGCCTGCAAAGGTTGGCCGGAAAACCGACCATTGGCGAAGAAAGCCGTCGAGAAAGGCCAGATGGCGAAGCGACTGGCGATGGAATTGGCCTTGTATGAGCCGGACATCATCAACTTCTCCGAATCACCGAGTGAATCGATTGCGAAGGAAGTCGCCAAGCATCTCGGCATGAACCATGTCCGTTTTCCCAGCGGCGGCAACTGGCCGGGGACGCTGCTCAGTAAGTATGAGATCACCAGTTCAGAAAACGTTCCGCTCGGGTACGAGCGTCCCCGTGACTTGTTCACTCGGCACTGGGGACGAGGCACGGTCAAGTTGCCCAACGGTGAGTCTTTGATCGTTCACTCGGCTCACCTTTATCCGGTTGCCGATCCGACCGTTCGCCTGAAAGAGATCAGGGCGATGCTGGCTTCGATGAAGGACGACCTCGAATCAGGCCGCTCGATGTTGCTTATCGGCGACCTGAACCACGGCCCAGATTCAGACGAATACAAACTTTGGATCGACGCTGGCTGGATCGATACGTTCGCCATAGTGGGCGAAGGTCAAGGTTTGACGATCAAGGCCGACGATCCCAAGTATCGCATCGATTACGTTATGGCAACCGGCCCGATTGCCGAGCAAATCAGCGAATCGAGACCACTCTTTGAGGGAGCGTTTCGTCTGAACGTTGCAGATGACAACTCGTACGCCCTCAGCGATCATCTGCCTCAGTTGGCCGTGTTCGGAGCAACGAAATGA
- a CDS encoding GYF domain-containing protein: MSKNWHYAKGGEKHGPVTAAQLKELAKNGQLASDDLVWREDMKEWRKAGTVKGLLPEQPQPSAASSPPPVVKRKSPDDAPSIWEHPAVIALLFLLFWPLGVYLLWKKQAGNTGSSTNPRISKKWVVIGACVVGIMVIGGIFLTVTQTSAARKEIAEAATLWEQGKHTEAVAIYQSVITERGPFIPDDQESLAYGRVIDQLAQEGREQEAKQILEKLNRLSSSSSVIPLVETEAGRQLLADIRREQEAERQRLEEDRRKQEEQEALARAASNPITLDKSERADFLDNTADYKGKAVRFECEWIGGGLRSRSTGRMTVLELDVYHGSGLFNVNVRVPEELEIPNIQKADDLVVTFLCEQGKLNTGNKALKIERR, translated from the coding sequence ATGTCGAAGAACTGGCATTATGCAAAAGGCGGTGAGAAGCACGGGCCTGTCACCGCCGCTCAACTGAAAGAACTCGCCAAGAACGGGCAGCTTGCATCAGACGATCTCGTCTGGCGTGAGGACATGAAGGAATGGAGAAAGGCAGGCACGGTCAAGGGCCTCTTGCCTGAACAACCTCAGCCCTCAGCCGCATCCTCGCCTCCCCCTGTGGTCAAGAGAAAATCGCCTGATGATGCTCCATCCATCTGGGAGCATCCGGCTGTGATCGCCCTGTTGTTCCTCCTCTTCTGGCCTCTTGGCGTCTACTTGCTATGGAAGAAGCAAGCTGGAAACACTGGCAGTTCAACGAATCCGAGAATCTCCAAAAAGTGGGTGGTTATCGGAGCTTGCGTTGTGGGCATCATGGTCATCGGTGGCATCTTCCTGACAGTCACGCAGACGAGTGCGGCCCGCAAAGAAATTGCAGAAGCAGCCACGCTCTGGGAACAAGGCAAGCACACCGAAGCAGTCGCCATTTACCAGTCCGTCATCACCGAACGAGGGCCATTCATTCCCGACGATCAAGAATCACTGGCCTACGGACGAGTCATCGATCAACTAGCCCAAGAGGGGCGAGAGCAAGAAGCGAAGCAGATTCTCGAAAAGCTGAACCGCCTTTCCTCGTCGTCCTCAGTCATACCACTCGTCGAAACTGAGGCCGGTCGGCAATTGCTGGCGGACATCCGCAGAGAGCAAGAGGCGGAACGCCAACGATTAGAAGAGGATAGACGCAAGCAGGAGGAACAAGAAGCCTTGGCTCGTGCTGCAAGCAACCCCATCACTTTGGACAAGTCGGAGCGAGCAGACTTTCTCGACAACACCGCCGACTATAAAGGCAAAGCCGTAAGATTCGAGTGCGAATGGATCGGAGGCGGTCTGCGAAGTCGCAGTACGGGTCGGATGACCGTCTTGGAATTGGACGTGTACCACGGGAGCGGACTCTTCAATGTCAACGTGCGAGTGCCTGAAGAACTGGAGATTCCCAACATCCAAAAGGCCGATGATCTCGTCGTCACATTCCTTTGTGAGCAGGGCAAGTTAAACACGGGCAATAAGGCTCTGAAGATCGAGAGGCGTTGA
- a CDS encoding phage/plasmid primase, P4 family, protein MIPVNGKNPPCIEWKPFQTQRVTPEELKEWMRGKFPTKEGKTFWKAENLNFALLTGLTPWSSRNPGIVVVDTDDKEAERLVAKNCPETPMRQITGSGGVHRVYRRPASEEYLGNRQKTWVDGKQYNVDLRADGGYIMSPGSIHPRTGKLYQEVTPWTLELLMQCPVFDPAWLPCEHSESKPKKATVSVPTSIGNDSHADQIVEIGLAVEEREALARRYLDSVPGTQQGNGADNRCTALTMKLLFGFALPAGNVQSILAEWGQRHDQLDDAGGWYPWTEEEIARKIDWCCHQEYRGEVGDRLNAPRELGKLEARIDEVVEPFEVGPTIDPKDQLEIARHFFRDCFDEGTLIHHQATWHEWTGKRYEVVSDDDIKARLWKWLSRCNYSKKGKLQSFQPTRNVVSSVMDALKAVANKPSSLEAPCWLSGGPEQIIAFENGLLDVDGLLKGKLEILPHTPRWFSPNCLPHKFDETAKCPHWLAFLNQVFDGDHERISTLQQWFGYNLVSDNRHHKMALLLGPPRSGKGTTLAVMSAMLGRHNVANTSLAALGGRFGLEPLIGKMSALIDEGHLGKYSDTSLILERLKAISGGSEQTVDRKGIAALANVSLKVRFTLAMNELPRLTDASAAMRSRLLVIPYFNSYEGNEDVGLVDRLLAEIPGVTNWALAGLKRLTVNKRFENPAAGEAILRDFVYLSSPMQAFLDECCEVEPDHSVRRKEIQLAWRIWCEENGHVPGSIADFGRKLRAVLPKIVDEQRRVDGRRDRWYVGLTLNSDARNRLNRITIGV, encoded by the coding sequence TTGATCCCGGTCAACGGCAAGAACCCTCCGTGCATCGAGTGGAAGCCGTTCCAAACTCAGCGAGTCACGCCCGAAGAACTTAAAGAATGGATGCGTGGCAAATTTCCAACCAAAGAGGGGAAAACTTTCTGGAAAGCTGAGAACCTCAACTTCGCCTTGCTGACTGGCTTAACGCCGTGGTCGAGCAGGAATCCCGGCATCGTGGTGGTGGACACCGATGACAAAGAGGCAGAGCGACTGGTTGCCAAGAACTGCCCCGAGACTCCCATGCGGCAGATCACCGGCAGTGGCGGTGTTCATCGGGTCTACCGCAGGCCAGCCAGCGAGGAGTATCTCGGCAACCGCCAGAAGACTTGGGTTGATGGCAAGCAGTACAACGTCGATCTGCGTGCCGATGGTGGCTACATCATGTCACCCGGCTCGATCCATCCCCGTACCGGAAAGTTGTACCAAGAGGTGACACCGTGGACGCTCGAACTCCTGATGCAGTGTCCGGTGTTTGATCCAGCTTGGTTGCCATGCGAACATTCGGAGAGCAAGCCGAAGAAAGCCACAGTTTCCGTTCCAACTTCCATTGGCAACGACAGCCATGCCGATCAGATCGTCGAAATTGGACTGGCGGTCGAAGAGCGTGAGGCATTGGCTCGTCGGTATCTGGATTCCGTCCCCGGCACTCAGCAAGGCAACGGAGCAGACAATCGTTGTACAGCCCTGACGATGAAGCTGCTGTTTGGCTTTGCTCTACCTGCTGGGAATGTCCAGTCAATACTCGCCGAGTGGGGACAACGGCATGACCAGCTTGACGACGCTGGTGGCTGGTATCCGTGGACGGAAGAAGAGATCGCCAGAAAGATCGACTGGTGCTGTCACCAAGAATACCGAGGAGAGGTCGGCGACCGGCTGAATGCGCCCCGTGAACTTGGAAAGCTGGAGGCCCGGATCGATGAAGTCGTCGAACCCTTCGAGGTTGGGCCGACGATTGATCCCAAAGATCAACTGGAAATCGCCAGACACTTCTTTCGGGATTGTTTTGATGAGGGCACATTGATCCATCATCAGGCGACATGGCATGAATGGACGGGCAAACGCTACGAGGTCGTCAGTGACGATGACATCAAAGCTCGTCTCTGGAAGTGGTTGTCTCGCTGCAATTACTCCAAGAAGGGAAAGCTGCAATCGTTTCAACCAACTCGCAATGTGGTTTCCAGCGTGATGGACGCTCTAAAGGCAGTCGCCAACAAACCGTCTTCGCTGGAAGCACCCTGTTGGTTGTCAGGCGGCCCAGAACAGATCATCGCTTTCGAGAATGGTTTGCTGGATGTGGATGGATTGCTCAAGGGAAAGCTGGAAATCCTGCCTCACACTCCTCGGTGGTTTTCTCCAAACTGCCTTCCTCACAAATTTGATGAGACAGCGAAATGTCCCCATTGGCTGGCATTTCTGAATCAAGTGTTTGACGGCGACCACGAGCGAATCTCAACTCTCCAGCAGTGGTTCGGCTACAACCTTGTATCGGACAATCGCCACCACAAAATGGCGTTATTGCTTGGGCCACCTCGTAGTGGCAAAGGCACGACGCTGGCGGTGATGTCGGCCATGCTGGGCAGACACAACGTCGCCAACACCTCACTGGCCGCTCTTGGAGGACGGTTTGGATTAGAACCGTTGATCGGCAAAATGTCGGCCCTGATCGATGAAGGACATCTAGGGAAATACAGCGACACCTCCCTGATTTTGGAAAGATTGAAAGCAATCTCTGGTGGTTCGGAACAAACCGTGGATCGCAAAGGCATCGCTGCGCTGGCCAACGTCTCACTCAAAGTTCGGTTCACGCTCGCCATGAACGAGCTTCCCAGACTCACCGATGCTTCTGCCGCCATGCGATCTCGCCTGCTGGTGATCCCGTACTTCAACAGCTACGAGGGAAACGAAGACGTGGGCTTGGTGGATCGGTTATTAGCCGAGATTCCCGGTGTTACTAATTGGGCGTTGGCTGGCCTCAAGCGGTTGACGGTTAATAAGCGATTCGAGAATCCAGCAGCAGGTGAGGCGATTCTGCGAGATTTCGTCTACCTGTCTTCGCCGATGCAGGCGTTTCTGGACGAGTGTTGCGAAGTTGAGCCAGATCATTCGGTGCGGCGGAAGGAAATCCAGCTTGCTTGGCGTATCTGGTGCGAAGAAAACGGCCACGTCCCCGGCAGCATCGCCGACTTTGGCCGGAAGCTGCGGGCCGTTCTTCCGAAGATCGTGGACGAGCAAAGACGAGTGGATGGCCGACGAGATCGTTGGTACGTCGGTCTCACGCTCAATTCCGATGCCCGAAATCGTCTCAACCGCATCACCATCGGCGTCTGA
- a CDS encoding PDZ domain-containing protein encodes MKHVTAVFSFALFFAAVPVLTAVGDDATTFTSVRLAVDDKGAGVLTVDSRPVEKQPESSSSEHVSLKVFGKATVSKREDGRLDVTYDFKNITEIADVIPSYVPPQVRTALEKQLNIDGYEGVLVLIPNEAQRIQLPFARMIRPPFEIQVDLIGHSEGLLQLTTAPGNYLLGVSLHGANTPEEGVEPNTVAVFERPAPKEEFKTLLKITHGSSEQREYRFRANADAIQRNTMLSIGYLGELPLAIRRIQVTASFPASFGMALGQRGNRVMVTQVLEGSATEEDGIKKGDILLAVDGKAVADSATALNLLAACEIGSPVKLSVLRFGKKQEIEVTPK; translated from the coding sequence ATGAAGCATGTCACCGCTGTTTTCTCATTCGCTTTGTTTTTCGCCGCCGTACCTGTTCTGACCGCCGTTGGGGATGATGCCACCACCTTCACTTCGGTTCGTCTTGCTGTTGATGACAAGGGCGCAGGCGTGTTGACCGTCGATAGCCGTCCTGTAGAAAAGCAGCCTGAATCGTCGTCCTCCGAACACGTCAGTCTGAAAGTCTTCGGCAAGGCGACGGTCTCTAAGCGTGAAGACGGTCGCCTCGATGTCACCTACGACTTCAAGAACATTACGGAAATCGCCGATGTGATCCCTTCGTATGTTCCCCCGCAGGTTCGCACTGCACTGGAGAAGCAACTCAACATTGACGGATACGAGGGTGTCCTTGTACTGATTCCTAATGAGGCCCAGCGGATTCAACTTCCCTTTGCTCGGATGATTCGACCACCATTCGAGATTCAGGTAGACCTGATCGGGCATTCTGAGGGTTTGCTTCAACTGACCACCGCACCGGGAAACTACCTGCTGGGTGTTTCTCTGCATGGCGCAAACACGCCCGAGGAGGGTGTCGAGCCAAACACTGTCGCCGTCTTTGAGCGGCCTGCTCCGAAAGAAGAGTTCAAGACGCTTCTCAAGATCACACACGGAAGTTCGGAACAACGTGAGTACCGCTTCCGTGCGAATGCCGACGCCATCCAGCGAAACACGATGCTGTCCATCGGCTACTTGGGTGAGTTGCCGTTGGCAATCCGCAGGATTCAAGTGACAGCAAGTTTTCCGGCCTCATTCGGCATGGCTCTTGGACAGCGTGGAAACCGAGTCATGGTGACGCAAGTTCTCGAAGGCAGTGCTACTGAGGAAGATGGGATCAAGAAAGGTGACATCCTGCTTGCCGTGGATGGCAAGGCGGTCGCCGATTCTGCAACGGCTCTAAACCTGCTGGCAGCGTGTGAGATTGGTTCGCCAGTCAAGCTCAGTGTTCTGCGTTTCGGGAAGAAACAAGAGATCGAAGTGACGCCAAAGTAG
- a CDS encoding Holliday junction DNA helicase RuvB C-terminal domain-containing protein, protein MSETEPIIASLSHVVGQRRAVRVLKTALDAYWNERSKTGEEDAFPHLLVVGPSGTGKTTLTELIARELCTETHIELAQNIGNISQMQGLLMMLEPGHILLIDEIHQLNDTVQVCLYRALEERKLFLGGNRKPVELPPFCLAGATTHEYMLNTSMQQRFKLVIRLNHYEKDEVAQLIRQRAQRLGWQIDSESVAELARRSRGVPRLAVRMLESARRVCSANADEIIVPEHVAEMLDMEGIDGLGFDSVEQRYLRLLKEHQAAMRLNVLATHLGLPRQTVEMFESDFIRLGLVTKNEKGRSLTPAGLEHLNSK, encoded by the coding sequence ATGAGCGAAACTGAACCAATCATTGCCAGCCTCTCGCATGTCGTCGGCCAGCGACGAGCAGTGCGAGTGTTGAAAACGGCGCTGGATGCTTACTGGAACGAGCGATCCAAGACCGGCGAAGAAGATGCGTTCCCTCACCTGCTGGTCGTCGGCCCGAGTGGGACGGGAAAAACAACGCTAACTGAATTGATTGCCCGAGAACTCTGCACCGAGACACACATCGAGTTGGCCCAAAACATCGGCAACATCAGCCAGATGCAGGGGCTTCTCATGATGCTTGAACCGGGGCACATCTTGCTGATCGACGAGATTCATCAACTCAATGACACGGTGCAGGTCTGCCTCTATCGGGCGTTGGAGGAACGCAAGCTGTTTCTCGGCGGCAACCGGAAGCCAGTTGAACTGCCGCCGTTCTGCTTGGCTGGAGCGACAACTCACGAATACATGCTCAACACAAGTATGCAGCAACGCTTCAAGCTGGTCATTAGGCTCAATCACTACGAGAAGGATGAGGTCGCCCAGTTGATTCGTCAGCGTGCCCAACGACTGGGTTGGCAGATCGATAGTGAGTCGGTTGCCGAACTTGCCCGCCGAAGCCGTGGCGTTCCCCGCTTGGCGGTCAGGATGCTTGAGAGTGCGAGGCGGGTCTGCTCAGCCAATGCCGACGAGATCATCGTTCCAGAACATGTTGCCGAGATGCTCGACATGGAGGGCATCGATGGTCTGGGCTTTGATTCTGTCGAGCAGCGATACCTCAGACTTCTTAAAGAACATCAAGCAGCAATGCGTCTGAACGTACTCGCCACACACTTGGGGTTGCCTCGGCAGACTGTGGAAATGTTCGAAAGCGACTTCATCCGATTGGGACTCGTCACGAAGAACGAGAAAGGCCGTAGTTTAACGCCTGCTGGCCTCGAACATCTCAACTCAAAATGA